tctgcgattcctccgaagttacttctggaattcctccggaagttcttccaggaattcctccggaagttcctccaggaattcctccggaagttcctccaggaattcctccggaagttcctccaggaattcctccggaagttcctccaggaattcctccggaatttcctccaggaattcctccggaagttcctccaggaattcctccggaagttcctccaggaattcctccggaagttcctctaggaattcctccggaagttcctcctggaattcctccggaagttcctccaggaattcctccggaagttcctccaggaattcctccggaagttcctccaggaattcctccggaagttcctccaggaattcctccggaagttcctccaggaattcctccggaagttcctccaggaattcctccggaagttcctccaggaattcctccggaagttcctccaggaattcctccggaagttcctccaggaattcctccggaagttcctccaggaattcctccggaagttcctccaggaattcctccggaagttcctccaggaattcttccggaagttcctccaggaattcctccggaagttcctccaggagttcctctggaaaatcctccaggaattcctccggaagttcctccaggaattcctccggaagttcctccagaaattcctccggaagttcctccaggaagtcctccggaagttcctccaggaagtcctccggaagttcctccaggaagtcctccggaagttcctccaggaagtcctccggaagttccaaaaattcctccgcaagttactccaggagttcctccggaagttacaaaaattcctccgcaagttccttcaggagttcctcctgaaattccaaaaattcctccgcaagttcctccaggaatttctctgggagttcctccaagaactcctccggaagttccgccaagaattcctctggaagtttcaaaaactcctccggaagttcctctaagaattcctccggaagttcctccatgaattcctccggaagttcctccaggaattcctccagaagttgctctcggaattcctccggaagtttccccagaaattcctccggaagttcctccaggaattcctccggaagttcctccagacattcctccggaagttcctccagacattcctccggaagttactctaggaattccaggaatttaatgtcagtaagaagaagaataagttttatcatttttctaaatttttttagCGTACCTAGCTTTTGTGTACACACAATTTTGACCTAAGCATTGACCGATTCACGCGCAACAAGATGCAGTCGACGAGGAAATCAGGTCCATtacttgctattgaaaattaaaacaatcggaagaatcattgtttttttccttAGGGTCCCGAAGCGGTGGTTCgaccggttttttttttttcatttttcgtaCAGACAACTATACTAAGTTACGCCATGTTCGGTAATGTATAAAATTATTTGTAATTCTAACCAGCATAATCATCACACGTTCCCGCTTTTCCGAACAGATCCAACAAGTCAACCAACTAACCGATGATTACGACCGCTCACTTGCTCGCTTAGAAAAGAAGTAAGAACGAACAAAGCTTCGAGTGGAAAAAATCACCAAATGGAAACGCAATCCACCCGGAAAAGGGAAGACCACGCCAACATGATGATAATAATGCGCAAAGTAAATGATATTTCATTGCGGCACACAGCAGAGTTGGCTTTTCTcactccgattttttttttttgcttctctgTTTATCATTGGCTTGGCTTGGGCTGGGACCAACAACGACAACGGGAATAATCCAAGATGAGGCGGAGAAAATACGAAACCTTCTCGCAGATCATCAAGCATCATCATCGCCATCTCCGGCCGACCAGTCAGTCGATCTGCAATCCTCATTGCGCACAAACTTTCGTATTCGTCCGAACATAGGCGATATCAGGCGTTTCGATTGGCCAAGATAGTTCGATAACTATACTGTACACTATGAATCTGATATCAGTTTTCCATTTTGTCGagttgcagaaataaaaactgagtgtgtaagaTTACTGTTtggggaattgtgggtaaaaccgccaccacttcaaatctctgatttcaagtgattTTCGGACGGAATTTCGACAAACTTTGAATAATCGTTTGTTTTTTTGTGtttctagtcattttgtaactggcgGAGACGTGTAAGAGTCGTGTAAGATCACAACTGAGGAGAtgagttatgtaaaattttggcatcggtgtataagctattacgacaataatttgttgaatttCAGTATTTAACccatctctgatccataattgaatattattttgtgTGTGatgtggaaaaatagttaactttTCTAATAATGAACATCTACATGTATCTCACCATTATTATATTATCTgttggggtaaattcgacacctgccatcgaatcacgaaatacctctgttttaATAGACTCATCATTCGCATAATATAATTCAAGAATTGGGAAATGAGGCGCCGGGGAATATAACTTAATCATAGACTGATTACATACTATATCATCATTGGGCGTAACAATAAGTCTAGGGGGTAATATTGAGTCATCGAGGAAAACctgcaggtcggataacaatagcgctcaaagaagaatcgtatttttaggcttattttgctcttagatatgtatattcaatccgttctctaatattgttctttcgtgatccattttcaccCCTGTAAAAATGTAGCTTGTCATACGGAActagtcattttcatttctggtcataactgcaccatacgcattcattttaaatcgccgttataaacaactttttaatataagtgaaatttaaatgtaggtcaatatttacagtagctacccggataaaaatttacagtaacttatatgacataacccattgaaatacaatagattgtgttgtaaacaatacaaaatattgcacgcttattgtaaaatgttcacggttggaaaagatctttattgtacttacattaaaataacactatatttaaatgttaccaatgcattctattatatttttattgttcgcttatgtttagtattgctcatccaaaaactaaacaaatcaTAAAAGTATTCGGTTTGCATGATCTGGAAATTCGTCTAATGtaattgaattaatataattttggaaaatttcgtgtatttattatattgatgaaataacaattgaaaacaataaaattacaatagctttgcttattaaatgaataaaaatgttataccaaTTCTCAAgtaatatattttcatattgcaggtctagaaatgttatacaataaaaatttgaattaataaaaatgaaaggtaacaaaaacttttgctaatcattttactcggagaatggctggattcatttgagcgtgtacagttttgtttatagtttatagtgaagagataaaaataatgaaactgtgTGGTGCAGAAAGTGTCTTTTTAATTACAGTTTCTGGTGCTGGGCAACGGTAGATCACTATGGCTTCAGTACCGTGGTAAGTATCTAAAGTGTTAGagcgcgttagagcatcatgagcacgagtattttgatcacacTCGCCGTgctgtcattttagattagtcaAAATGCGAAAGCATCGGttactattttcggttatcattttggtggctgcattccgtaccggtgacgtttgacatttgatagttcatcaaatagcagcggtGTTATCGCGctgccaaatttggtcacctagcgcgtttagtagcgaccggtaaagtatcaagtaatgatactgggcTGGCAAACGacttatactcaccaccggtaatcgtaatcttacactactaaaaatccacacatatttattggcaaaaatccatagatttaacttatgatgtatatcagcgcacacataaccattctccacgctaactactaataaaatatatatcgaaataaactttatgtgtggtctcaaATTAGCAATTatataatttatgtgtggttgtATATCgaatatattagggtggagctattgcaaaaatttataacggcgacacatatatcttatatagatatttttggcagtgtatacaacaaaaattcaatgtttaatggacgcagtggttcatcccgaacaaaaaataatttaaaaaattatcgTCATAATACCTTATGACATACttggtaacatgtatccttgttcctttacagaaatgaagcttatgatgAAATACTGATGCTTGGCTAATCTCACCAACGGAACcataagaactgatgcaggtatttttttcttttcttctcaacgtactttttctaataaaactaacattcttttataatttacattttcacaggtttataactacatatattgtctatccggaacaaagttagtacgctttttataccgaacttgaatttttctccagatacaggcaacttacccaacttcgaaagtagtgcgctggattcgcctaaagatgcgctaaacaacgcatcaattagtttgacagataaaactttggAAGTTCGGAAGTCCCTACAGCAAAGCGAGgtaaaatgaatgaaaattaagtttaaactgatttaaaatttaattgaaaataaaataatttgtaaaacaaataattgtattgtatttttattgtaatgttggagtataatgtattctaaatcctgttgtatttctattgtagaacaatagaaacagtaattgaaaacatttaaaacacaatgttttctattattttctcgctcgaaatcatcccattgaagaaccgtaaaatcaattgttttgctcaaaattttgtatggaaaattttcgacttttttattgtaaagatacataacaaccccccttttttattgtaaaagtcccatttaccattcattttatcgtggaaaaccattatttctcatgcgattttattgtcaaaattccattatattcaatggtaaaaattatgttttaaatggtgttgtaacaatagaatttatgatattttaatgatattttttatccgggtagtagatttgttactaacattcttatactctatatatttttcaaccgacccactaaagaaactaaataaaatatgatatgtggtgatgattttaaatatataaaattttgttcaaccatcgtttatgagtgacccctaaacatgaatttcatacaaaaatatcaaaataaatgtcgataaacattttcaattatgttgtaacatcatctagaattgttctgatgttcgattccataaagacttgatgtgtcggttttaccctcacgtggtgtcgatcttacccgcaccccagctggttggactgttcgcgttttcataataaatcaaattctatcaagaaatattgtcctgagacctcatggactaatgcatgaagagccaaagtatgcttgtatgatatttctagaccggaaaattgcttcatagattggggaactttgaagttgcttaaggtgtcggttttacccacttttcccaTACTAGTGTGCTAATATTTGCGTGACCGTTGGTCGGTTTTCGCGGTAATAAAGTGTCAAACTGatgatgttgttttttttttattttggaatttcaaTCGCAATCCAAACCATTTGAGATTCGGGACGTGCCAAGATCATTTTTTCCGTCTGGTTCGTCGAGCCAACTTCATGTCTGGCCAACTGGCCAGAACTTCATGTCTCCAAGGTAAGGAAGTTGCCTAACCGACCGATAAACAGAATACGGTGGCCAAATCCAGTACCAGGAATCTTCACCACGAGCCGTTGGTGCAGCCAAAATGCATTATAATGGACGACGAGACGCACATTAAAGCGAATATTGAACAAATCTCCGGCACGTCATGCGAAACCAATGATGGTGCCAACGATATTGTGTTTGTGTCGAAGGAGGCAAATTCCGCCAAACTAGTCAGAACTTCGTCAAATAGAATAATCCGGCTGCTGAAAGCAGGGTAGGTTGTTTTTTAAACGACAAGGATTTGAAATAAGATAAAAGTGTGTAAGAAAGATGGCACGAGTGTTGCACAGGATTTGATGGACCATAGAGTGAGAGTCAATTGTACGGGTATTTAGAGGAGGCAAAAAAACATAACTAATATGCGTTTATTTTTTCGCTGAGAGTTTCCAATTTTGtctgttgcattttgttttcGAGTAAATTTTCATTGCAAACATCAATACCGCATTAACAAATCGTCCTCCCAAGGCATTTTGGAGACCCTACTGGCTATGCCTATGCGACAGACCTATGCACGAATGCAGGTGAAGCCCATTCCGAAGGGGGCAGAACACCGTCGCGTACAACCACTTGTTGGGATCATTTTTTAtgatcattattatttttatacgtgaaatcataaaattataaatatgagAAGCAAACAACCGTACGCTGCAACGTGATTCTCCGCAGCCGGCCGCGGCGGGGTTGTGCACAGTTCGAGCCACCACACTGACTGATCCCGTATCGCACGTCGCTCAGCGTCGTCGTAGTCGTTGTCGGTTGCACACATAGAGCACGTTGCTGGATGATGCCAACGATTCGCGGAATGTGCAAACTTCAAAAGTGTAATTGTTTCCCTTTCGTTACGTTTGGCGGTTTTTGTCGTGGTCGTCGTCTTCGTCATTATCGTTGCCGCCGCGCAATTAACCAATTAAAAGATCCGTAGAGGAATTATTCTCTGACTTCGTGGGTGAAGCAGTCGATTGAAAAATGGGAACAGGGTCCAATGCATATAACAACGAACCGTATCCAGACGTACTTATTTTCAAACACATTGAATAAATATCACCCAACCTtcaaaacacctaaataaagctGTTTCGGATCAACTGAGCAACTTAATAATCATTATCGAAATGAATGTCACAATCATTGAGAGGCTAATGAAGCGAAGGGTATTTTTTGTGATTGCTTTTTAGGTTTATTATTTTCTGCTGATTTTTTGGTAGAGACATCGGTTGCAGATGTTCGCCACATGAGCTGTTATTGTCTTATTTATAGCATAAACATTGTTTAAATACGATATCAGGAGTATTTGATTCTCTAACTAGATAAAAATGGGTGATTGATTCCACCATGTTATAATGTCTACAGaatacagatacgtatttcgacccaaactgtaaggccgtcttcagtgtctcgtacttgactcgacgtgaattaaatgggataataatgaactcgtcttatgacagatgaagatttttttttattttgctcaaaaagagataacaaattttttttggaattaattgaatttatctAGATCTAAAATGAATtgctgtctgtctgacccttcaAGACATGGAAACTTCTTAACCGATCGGAGTAAACATTTGTATTCAGGGTTTTTTGGGGCCGAGGAAGGCTCTTATGATGGTTCGAGGTTCCAGGCTTTAAGCTTTAACTTTCATTTTGTTTGTGATCCTGATTACTAACAGAACATCCATGCTGACCGCATTTCTCCTTCCGGTCGATGCCCAGAGTTTCGTAGTAACGTTTAACGTCACACGACCCACCGTCGACTGGATGATTCTGAGTTGTTCCCCGATGTTCCAATTAGAGAGTTGAGAATTTCCCACGTGCTTGCGCAAAATCAATTTGCAACGTTGCTTTTCGGGTGAcgccattttttcaattttcctgAAACTGACAGTGATAAAAATACAGTGTAATAATACACTCTAAACTACTCAACCAACATTTTTAAAAGGTTTAGAATAGGATGCCATAACCCATACCTTACCCATGCTATCATTTACATtgtgacgaaaaaaatatttagatatAAGGCAATTAGATTGTTTCTCTAGAATAAAGACAAAAAGGAACCATGTTTTATAATTGACGAGGCTACCCTGGACAATACATCAATTTGATTATAAAATCCCGATAATTGATcagttttgatgaaatttttaaaaataaattttaaatttaatttttaaattttaattatttaatgattaaataaacattttatttgttaaatatcttggctgtgcatatgcacagcacatgtttcgaaatggacaaattgatatgaaatttgcgaaaaagaatccacgtgtcttggagcgACTCGAACCCTCAGCCtcatactctctagataggcgtgataacccctacacaacaagaccacttaaaggtcacgtttgcggaaaagccatcagaatccgagtaccaacctccaccgcggtgggaacatccacaaattacgtaacgcttagagggggaggggggttgaccgaagtgtgacaatccgtacacaaattttcagtgattcatacaaaaagtgtgacataggggggagggggggttgaaaatgaccaatttttgcgttacataattaGTGGATCTTCCCGCTCTTTTAGCAAATACCTTGTTTATTATTCGAAAGCGTCACACTCTATGTCACCAACAAGGGGCTGGACGGATTTATGTAGAGTgtgaatcaatcacactctgctatgccaaaggcttgcttggatAAAGCATAGATAGCACCGTGGTATTTGAAGGGCTTCTGCCTCCGGGAGGAGATCCGTCCACTGCTTCTACTTACACCAATCTTCGTCGCAAATCTTCTGATCCCAGTCGCAACCGCTTCGCCACAATTGCTGAATTATTATTTTACCGTAAACAGTGACTGGCGATAGCAAACCAAGTGGATCAAAAAATCCCAtaacgcaactcaaaattattCGCTTCGTTGGCCGCCTACTATCGTACAAATACGCTCTGACACTCTCCCGGTGCATTATATATTGTGAACGCATGTCCATTTCTGGATCCCAGATAATTCCAAGCACGCGCTCGCTGCCCAACTGTTTATCCTGGTTGAATAGAACCGACTACATGGGTTTATCTTCTCCAAGGCCTGAAAGTACTTCCACTGAGTTCGAAACCCAGTTCCGAATCTCGAAACCAGCTTGTTTGTGAACGAAGCTCACTTGTTGCGCTCGTTCTAGCGCTTGTTCGACCGTGTCAACGCTGAAGGATTGCTGCTGCCGCCTCCGGAAATTGAGTAGCGTACTCCTCTGCGTTTCGATTCTTTACGTACTGCGCTGATGCTGGAGAGCACGTAGAACCAAACGTGGTGACGTCCATCACGTAAATTTGCGCTGACTCACTGCCGCTGTTTCTGAAGAGGAAGCGCTGTGCTTGCTTGTCATCCGTAACTATCTTCAGCTGGTGATACATCTCTCGGATGTCCCCGCCGAAGTGGCACACACAAGTCAATCAGGTCCCTTTAGCAACATTGAACTTAGGGATACTCCTTGAACAGTTGCTGCCGCGTCCCAGACTAGTCGGACCTTCCCGGGTTTCTTCGGGTTGAGAACGCCGTTCAGAGAAAGATACCAAACCTTGTCGCTCTGTGTATTGGCTATCTCCTCCTCCCTCGCCGGATGTGCATAGcctttatccaaagagtccagGATCTGATTCCGAACTTTCTGGTATAATTCCGGCTTCTTTTCCAGCCTTATTTTTAAATGTGTCGCTCGCTTCAGGGCCATTGGATAACTATCCGGAAAGCGAATCTCATCTGTCTTCCAGAGAAGTCCCGTCTACTAAGTCGTCTTGTAGTCCGCTCCAGTATCGACCGAGCCCGCTTGTCCTCAAGCGACTCCCGCTGCACACTTACTACCGATTCCTCTAATGCATAATGGTTCTTCAGTAGCTCGTGGATTTCCTCGTTTGACACGTTATGGTGATATCCCAAATAGCTCCCTCTCAGCGCTGAGTCGATTTGTCTTGGCCCGTACACGGTCCTTCCAGGTCCCGTATGCGTTCGTACTCCATCGCCAGTTCTTCAGTATTCAAGGCTTGATGAGGTAGCATTAGCTTCTCGACCATGTGAACCGTTTGCAGCAACATCTTCTCACAACCAGGCAGATTCACTGCCGAAATCCAGACATTTATTCGCCTAGAACTCTTCTCTACCCTTGTAACGTCAGCTGTCCACTTGATAGTGAGCTTCTCTTGTACACCTACAAGCCCCAAACGATCAGCCAGCTTGCTGTCGATCAAGGTTACTGAGGCACCTTCATCTAGGAATGCGAGGACTGTTACCGACCTTCCCCCAGAATGCACCTTCACTGGAACCATTCGGAATATGACTGACTGACCCGACCTAATGTGCGCGCTCATGCCCACTACGCCCGCAACTGGGTGAACTAAAGGATTATGAGGTTCCCTACAGTCACCTACATTACATCGAATCTTAAAGCGACACTGACCCCCATGATCATTAAGACAAACCTGACATAGTTTCCCCCTGGCAACGACCTTCATCCGATCAGCATGGGATTAGTCCTTGAAGTCCTGACAGAACCGCAGTTGGTGGTCCGAGCGCTGACATAACTTGCATGGGTTCTGCTGCTTCCTGCAGGTCTCGTTTACAGCGGAAGACATCACCTCACTATGACTGTACACCTCCGCTTTTTCCTTCGGCCTATTTCTTCCGCTTACTTCTGCTACCGCTTTCGTGTCCGACTTATACTCGATGTTGATGTTCGCTTCGCAGGCATCAGTCACAATGCCCGACAGTAAAGCGGTAAACGTTCGAAGTGTCGCTGCATTCTTCTTTCGCTTGTAGTGGACCCATTTCCGTTTTTCTCCGTCCGAAAGTTTGTTAACTAGATCCTGGATAAGGATCGGGTTAACCAAGTGGAGAGTGAGATCTGCTGTTTCCAAGTGCTCGCACAACTGTTCCACAGCGTTCCCGAACGGTATGAAACTAGCCAGTTTGTCGGCCCTGGGTGGTTCCAGTTTGCGAACCTTTTCCAGATGGTTCTGAAGTACCTGCTCCGGACGTCCGTAAAACTGACGTAGCTTTGCGATTATGCGTGGAACGGATTTTGGGAAGATAAGTTGGCCACGAACCGATTCAAGCGCCGGTCCCTTCAAGCAGTCTTGAAGTCTCACCAAGTTCGCCACGTCTGAATATCCGCAAGCTTTGTTGGGCGATTAGTTCGCTCATTGAGCCTTGCTTGGTCCTTGTCGCGGCTGTCCCAGCCCGTTTGGGGTTGCCACGTTGCTTTCCCTTTCATTTTCCGCATCGCTTTCACTACTTCCTGAATGATTTTTATCGACGTCTTCGGTTTTCTGAGCATACTGCTTCATGTTTGCTTCCGCCAGCTAGGCCGACTCCCTCAGAAAAACCTTCTCGCGAATCCATCTTCTTTCGGACATTGTCAGTTTCCGCTTCCTTCAATTTCCGTTCCACAGAAGACATCTGTTTTTGATGGGCTTTTCTCCTCAACCTCCTTCTCGCGAAGCTCTCGATCCTGTTGTAGCTCCTTTTCTCGCAGCTCGCACTCCATGACCATTCTCCGTACCTTCAAAGCATTCTTGATCTCCAACTCCTTCTCGTGTAGCAGACGCTCCGCGTCCATTTCCTCTTCTAGGCGCTTTTTCTCCGCATCCATGGCTCTAATCCTTCTTCCATGGACGAAGGCAAGGCCGGTAATAGAGGCTCGTTGGATTTTACACTTGCCCGATCCAAATCTTCTGGGGCCTTTCTTGAACGGGAACTGCTTCTGATATGCTTGGGAAACCGCTTGGCAGACACCTTCCGGacagaagaatttcttgtcCTTCTTTGCCGTCGCCGTAGCTTCCACGCAGCGCGAGTGGAACCAATGCTTGCAGCTGTCACACCCGATCATCTCCTATTCCTGCGTTGAGAGTTCTCCACAAGCTTCGCAGAGTGTTGTGGTGAAGTCCATC
The nucleotide sequence above comes from Armigeres subalbatus isolate Guangzhou_Male chromosome 3, GZ_Asu_2, whole genome shotgun sequence. Encoded proteins:
- the LOC134222770 gene encoding uncharacterized protein LOC134222770, translating into MKQYAQKTEDVDKNHSGSSESDAENERESNVATPNGLGQPRQGPNVANLVRLQDCLKGPALESVRGQLIFPKSVPRIIAKLRQFYGRPEQVLQNHLEKVRKLEPPRADKLASFIPFGNAVEQLCEHLETADLTLHLVNPILIQDLVNKLSDGEKRKWVHYKRKKNAATLRTFTALLSGIVTDACEANINIEYKSDTKAVAEVSGRNRPKEKAEVYSHSEVMSSAVNETCRKQQNPCKLCQRSDHQLRFCQDFKD